A region of Curvibacter sp. AEP1-3 DNA encodes the following proteins:
- a CDS encoding SH3 domain-containing protein — translation MSHITLVRALLLALAGAIAFPTLAQNDALITKRPSTLRDAPADTAGTLASLPAQTPLTRLPVRQGPYVQVRTANGTTGWMHLFDVSSPSEQSSVAATATGALRGLTNFFSRGSAQSHNSTASTTVGIRGLGAEDIANAQPNTAALAQLEGQRQDATQARRFADSAALQVQAVEPLPVPAPPAPPAGPAGRRMESNN, via the coding sequence ATGTCACACATCACACTCGTACGCGCTTTGCTACTGGCCTTGGCCGGTGCAATCGCATTCCCGACCCTGGCGCAGAACGACGCACTGATCACCAAGCGGCCCAGCACCTTGCGGGATGCGCCCGCAGATACTGCGGGCACTTTGGCCAGCCTGCCTGCACAAACCCCACTCACACGCCTGCCGGTACGCCAAGGCCCCTATGTGCAAGTACGCACGGCCAATGGCACCACCGGTTGGATGCATTTGTTTGATGTGAGCAGCCCTTCCGAACAAAGCAGCGTGGCCGCCACTGCAACGGGCGCGCTACGGGGGCTGACCAACTTTTTCAGCCGCGGTAGCGCGCAGTCCCACAACAGCACCGCCTCGACCACCGTGGGTATCCGGGGATTGGGCGCAGAAGATATTGCCAACGCACAGCCCAATACGGCTGCGCTGGCACAGCTGGAAGGCCAGCGCCAGGACGCCACCCAAGCCCGGAGATTTGCGGACAGCGCTGCATTGCAGGTGCAAGCGGTGGAACCCTTGCCAGTCCCCGCTCCGCCGGCACCACCGGCAGGTCCTGCAGGCCGTCGTATGGAGAGCAACAACTGA
- a CDS encoding M48 family metalloprotease codes for MRTTHYGTIARALGLAALSLLCALPAVHAEEPGKALGNLFQNLLKQGTAAPAPATGAQHSVATNSGDLASLFSQSIEQIDEAKEIEMGKQLAAVLLGAKPLHPNLALQRYVNRLGRWIALQSARPDLPWTFGVLDDAGFNAFAAPGGYVFVTKGLVDALNDESELAGILAHEIQHVVGKHHLKAMRKSAQAGLLTSLIAARLSERTNGALHGQLLMLGKDMYSKGLDQSDELEADRVGVALAARAGFDPYGLVAVLQGLRTAAPDNPIFSLQLSTHPPTQVRLDQLELAMGQRLDAYSGKPSLTIAQRLARGVGR; via the coding sequence ATGCGCACGACTCACTACGGCACCATCGCGCGCGCGCTCGGCCTGGCGGCTCTTTCGTTACTTTGTGCCCTGCCTGCTGTACATGCTGAGGAGCCCGGAAAGGCGCTGGGCAATCTGTTTCAAAACCTGCTGAAGCAAGGCACTGCGGCACCTGCCCCTGCAACGGGGGCCCAACACTCAGTAGCGACCAACTCAGGGGATCTTGCAAGTCTGTTCAGCCAATCCATCGAGCAGATTGACGAAGCCAAAGAAATCGAAATGGGCAAGCAACTGGCTGCGGTGTTGCTGGGAGCAAAACCACTGCACCCCAACTTGGCGCTGCAACGCTACGTGAACCGTCTGGGGCGCTGGATTGCCCTGCAATCTGCCCGGCCGGACCTGCCTTGGACCTTCGGGGTACTGGACGACGCGGGCTTCAATGCCTTCGCGGCTCCCGGGGGCTATGTGTTTGTGACCAAAGGACTGGTGGACGCCCTGAACGACGAGTCCGAACTGGCCGGCATTCTGGCGCATGAAATCCAGCACGTGGTGGGCAAGCACCACCTCAAGGCCATGCGCAAAAGCGCTCAGGCGGGCTTGCTGACCAGCCTCATCGCTGCCCGCCTCAGTGAGCGAACCAATGGTGCGTTGCACGGGCAGTTGCTGATGCTGGGCAAAGACATGTATTCCAAAGGCCTGGACCAGAGTGACGAACTCGAAGCCGACCGTGTGGGCGTCGCATTGGCTGCGCGCGCAGGCTTTGATCCCTATGGTTTGGTGGCCGTCTTGCAGGGACTGCGAACCGCTGCACCGGACAACCCGATCTTCAGCCTGCAGCTCAGCACCCACCCGCCCACCCAAGTGCGCCTGGACCAACTGGAACTGGCGATGGGGCAGCGTCTGGATGCCTATTCCGGCAAGCCCTCACTCACCATCGCCCAGCGCTTGGCGCGCGGTGTGGGGCGGTAA
- a CDS encoding lipocalin-like domain-containing protein encodes MKHPGLCRRQLLLAPALAGLLPTAQALPRTTLRFPRDAGSHNEFKTEWWYVTGVAQVPDTPGDAKGKPRLLGFQVTFFRSRVDATQGMQSRLAARQLLFAHAAVTDVDGKKLWHDQRIARWSGDAPGTNPADTAHASSTDTNVTLRDWSLRRTGTDLQADISGKDFAIQLRFQATQPVLLQGVDGLSRKGPEEKQASYYYSEPQLQTSGSIRVQGQAHTLQSGSVAWMDHEWSQEVLHPQAVGWDWIGINLFDGSALTAFQLRDQTGNAMWDGGSFRSGSGQRYGFTRGEVLFKPLRRWTSPLSQASYPVEWMVRTPADYYTVRAVLDNQELDSRGSTGAIYWEGLSEVWDSNNRLVGRGYLELTGYAATLKL; translated from the coding sequence ATGAAGCACCCCGGATTGTGTCGCCGGCAACTGCTGCTGGCGCCTGCGTTGGCTGGCCTCTTGCCCACGGCGCAGGCATTGCCGCGCACCACCCTGCGCTTTCCGCGGGATGCAGGCAGCCACAACGAATTCAAGACAGAGTGGTGGTACGTGACCGGGGTGGCTCAGGTGCCGGACACTCCAGGCGACGCCAAAGGCAAGCCGCGCCTTCTGGGTTTTCAGGTCACGTTCTTTCGCAGCCGGGTGGACGCGACCCAAGGCATGCAATCGCGGCTCGCTGCACGGCAACTGCTGTTTGCCCATGCGGCGGTGACCGATGTAGACGGCAAAAAACTCTGGCACGACCAGCGCATTGCTCGATGGTCCGGCGACGCGCCAGGCACCAACCCCGCCGACACGGCGCACGCCAGCAGCACAGACACCAACGTGACCCTGCGCGACTGGAGCCTTAGACGCACCGGTACTGATTTGCAGGCGGACATTTCGGGCAAAGACTTTGCGATCCAACTCCGCTTTCAGGCTACACAGCCTGTTCTCCTGCAAGGGGTGGACGGGCTGTCCCGCAAGGGCCCGGAAGAGAAACAAGCCAGCTACTACTACAGCGAGCCGCAGTTGCAAACCAGCGGCAGCATCCGCGTGCAGGGCCAGGCCCACACGCTGCAAAGCGGTAGCGTCGCTTGGATGGACCACGAGTGGAGCCAGGAAGTGCTGCACCCTCAGGCGGTAGGCTGGGATTGGATAGGCATCAACCTCTTTGACGGAAGTGCACTCACCGCCTTTCAACTCAGGGACCAGACAGGCAATGCGATGTGGGACGGAGGGTCCTTTCGCAGCGGGAGCGGACAGCGCTATGGATTCACACGTGGAGAAGTACTTTTCAAGCCGCTAAGGCGCTGGACCAGCCCACTCAGCCAGGCCAGCTATCCGGTGGAGTGGATGGTGCGTACGCCGGCGGACTACTACACCGTGAGGGCTGTTTTGGACAACCAGGAGCTTGACAGCCGGGGCTCCACCGGCGCCATTTACTGGGAAGGCCTGAGCGAGGTGTGGGACAGTAACAACCGCTTGGTCGGCCGCGGTTACCTGGAATTGACGGGTTACGCCGCCACGTTGAAACTGTAG
- a CDS encoding alpha/beta fold hydrolase, with amino-acid sequence MASQEIQVNGITVHIEGQGPRTVLMLHGWPDTLRVWDGTVQALQAHHRCVRLTLPGFGTAEGAAPTPTVDEMVASLLAVINAVSPGEPVTLLLHDWGCIFGYELAMRHPERVAAIVAVDIGDYNAGAFLASLSVRQKLFVASYQLWLATAWVLGRYVHGGLADRMTRFMARTMRCPVPPDQLRWTMNFPYAMSWFGLRGGLKTGPVKPTCPVLYVFGERKPFMFHSPRWVHTLRASEEGAAHALRCGHWVMLDQPEAFHALLLRWLAGRERRKSSR; translated from the coding sequence ATGGCATCCCAGGAAATCCAAGTTAACGGCATCACCGTACACATCGAAGGTCAGGGGCCGCGTACCGTGCTGATGCTGCATGGCTGGCCTGACACTTTGCGTGTCTGGGACGGCACGGTACAGGCCCTGCAGGCCCACCATCGCTGTGTGCGCTTGACCTTGCCGGGATTTGGTACCGCCGAAGGTGCGGCACCTACACCCACGGTGGACGAGATGGTGGCCTCGTTGCTGGCAGTTATCAACGCCGTCAGCCCCGGCGAGCCTGTGACACTGCTGCTGCACGACTGGGGTTGTATCTTCGGCTATGAACTGGCCATGCGCCATCCGGAGCGGGTGGCTGCCATCGTGGCGGTGGACATCGGTGATTACAACGCAGGTGCTTTTCTGGCATCACTTTCTGTCCGTCAAAAGCTGTTTGTCGCCAGTTACCAGCTCTGGTTGGCGACAGCATGGGTCCTTGGCCGCTATGTTCATGGCGGCTTGGCCGACCGCATGACCCGCTTTATGGCGCGGACCATGCGCTGCCCTGTGCCTCCCGATCAGCTGCGCTGGACCATGAATTTTCCTTACGCCATGAGCTGGTTTGGTCTGCGCGGCGGGCTCAAAACGGGTCCGGTGAAACCCACGTGTCCGGTGCTCTACGTATTCGGGGAGCGCAAGCCCTTTATGTTCCACTCACCACGTTGGGTGCACACCCTGCGTGCCTCGGAGGAAGGTGCGGCGCACGCACTGCGTTGCGGTCACTGGGTCATGCTGGACCAGCCTGAGGCCTTCCATGCCTTGCTATTGCGTTGGCTGGCAGGTCGCGAGCGCCGCAAATCCAGCCGCTGA
- a CDS encoding ABC transporter transmembrane domain-containing protein produces MSSSDRPKSTNPKSLSGLLPFLRPYRARIGMALVFLVLAAGATLAFPVALRSLIDGGLVQTDKGAQMMALRGHFAALFGVAVALGLFSAARFYMVSWLGERVTADLRNAVYGHVLKQSPEFFETTQTGEVLSRLSADTTLVQTVVGSSLSMGLRNAVMGIGALGVLVWTNPVVMLQVLVVLVLIVLPSLWFGRRVRKLSRASQDRVADSSAIAAEVLNAIPVVQSYTAEGRETGRFVTSTDNAFATATKRSLMRSGLVAFIIIATSAALLWGLYQGTQAVAEGRITAGHLGQTVVYVIILASAFAVLGEVYGDLLRAAGATERLMELLGTQSPITSPSNPVLAPMPSAGSAIKFEAINFHYPSRPHQQALQNFSLDVKPGQTVAIVGPSGAGKSTVFQLLLRYYDPQSGSIALDGVETRAQALDALRQRVGIVPQDAVIFSSSAMENIRYGKPDASDAEVKAAAHAAFAHEFIEALPEGYDTFLGERGVRLSGGQRQRIAIARAMLKNPPLLLLDEATSALDAESERMVQAALESAMRDRTTLVIAHRLATVQRADLIVVLDHGVLVEQGTHAELVARGGVYAGLAALQFNA; encoded by the coding sequence ATGAGCTCCTCCGACCGCCCCAAATCGACCAACCCCAAATCGCTCTCCGGCTTGCTACCTTTTTTGCGGCCATACCGGGCCCGCATTGGCATGGCACTGGTGTTTCTGGTGCTGGCGGCCGGTGCGACGCTGGCGTTTCCGGTGGCCCTGCGCAGCCTGATCGACGGTGGCCTGGTGCAGACCGACAAGGGCGCACAGATGATGGCGCTGCGTGGCCACTTTGCAGCCCTGTTCGGGGTAGCGGTGGCCCTGGGCCTGTTTTCGGCGGCGCGCTTCTACATGGTGAGCTGGCTGGGGGAGCGCGTGACGGCCGATCTGCGCAACGCGGTCTACGGCCACGTACTCAAGCAAAGCCCCGAGTTTTTTGAGACCACCCAGACCGGCGAAGTGCTCTCCCGCTTGTCGGCCGACACCACCCTGGTGCAAACCGTAGTGGGGTCTTCCCTGTCCATGGGCTTGCGCAATGCGGTGATGGGCATAGGCGCGCTAGGAGTGCTGGTGTGGACCAACCCGGTGGTCATGTTGCAGGTCTTGGTGGTGTTGGTACTCATCGTGCTGCCCAGCTTGTGGTTCGGCCGGCGGGTGCGCAAGCTCTCCCGCGCGTCGCAGGACCGTGTGGCAGACTCCAGCGCGATTGCCGCTGAGGTGCTTAACGCCATCCCCGTGGTGCAAAGCTATACCGCAGAGGGCCGTGAAACCGGGCGCTTTGTGACATCCACCGATAACGCGTTTGCCACTGCCACCAAGCGCAGCTTGATGCGCTCGGGCCTGGTGGCATTCATCATCATTGCCACTTCCGCAGCTTTGTTGTGGGGCTTGTACCAAGGCACACAAGCGGTGGCCGAAGGGCGCATTACCGCGGGCCACTTGGGACAGACAGTGGTGTACGTGATCATTCTGGCCAGTGCTTTTGCCGTGCTGGGCGAGGTCTATGGCGACCTGCTGCGTGCCGCCGGTGCGACAGAGCGGCTCATGGAACTTCTGGGGACCCAGTCGCCGATTACTTCACCTTCAAATCCTGTGCTGGCGCCCATGCCTTCTGCGGGAAGCGCTATCAAATTTGAAGCAATCAATTTTCACTACCCCTCGCGCCCGCACCAGCAGGCATTGCAGAACTTCAGCCTCGATGTGAAGCCCGGCCAGACCGTGGCCATCGTGGGCCCAAGCGGTGCCGGCAAGAGCACGGTGTTCCAGCTACTGCTGCGTTACTACGACCCGCAAAGCGGCAGCATCGCCTTGGATGGCGTGGAGACGCGTGCGCAAGCACTGGACGCCTTGCGACAACGCGTGGGCATCGTGCCGCAGGATGCGGTCATTTTTTCCAGCTCTGCGATGGAGAACATACGTTACGGCAAGCCTGACGCTAGCGATGCCGAGGTGAAGGCCGCCGCACATGCTGCCTTTGCACACGAGTTCATTGAAGCATTGCCTGAGGGCTATGACACCTTCCTGGGTGAGCGAGGGGTGCGCCTGTCAGGTGGACAGCGCCAGCGCATTGCCATTGCCCGCGCGATGCTGAAGAACCCTCCCCTGCTGTTGCTGGACGAGGCCACCAGTGCGCTGGACGCAGAGAGTGAACGGATGGTGCAAGCCGCATTGGAGAGCGCCATGCGCGACCGCACCACCCTTGTCATTGCCCATCGCTTGGCTACGGTGCAAAGGGCGGACCTGATCGTGGTGCTGGACCACGGCGTGCTGGTCGAACAAGGCACGCATGCCGAATTGGTGGCCCGTGGGGGCGTGTATGCAGGACTGGCAGCGCTGCAATTCAACGCCTGA
- a CDS encoding Glu/Leu/Phe/Val family dehydrogenase, which produces MSQHPGVHPTLPVQPAATTHALPSYLQADHLGPWGIYLQQVDRVTPYLGHLARWAETLKRPKRALIVDVPIQLDNGTVAHFEGYRVQHNTSRGPGKGGVRFHQDVTLSEVMALSAWMSVKNAAVNVPYGGAKGGIRVDPKTLSMGELERLTRRYTSEIGIIIGPSKDIPAPDVNTNEQIMAWMMDTYSMNEGATATGVVTGKPIDLGGSLGRREATGRGVYTVGVEAARHLGMDISTARVAVQGFGNVGGIAAKLFAQAGAKVVVVQDHGGTVYREAGIDVPALLTHVSRHGTVGGFAGAEALDANAFWDIPCEILIPAALEQQITAANANRIQAKLIIEGANGPTTPAADDILQERNILVVPDVIANAGGVTVSYFEWVQDFSSFFWSEDEINARLVRIMKDAFAAVWEVAQDYKVSLRTATFIVACKRILHARELRGLYP; this is translated from the coding sequence ATGTCGCAACACCCCGGCGTCCACCCGACGCTTCCCGTGCAACCCGCAGCCACTACCCATGCGCTGCCTTCCTACCTTCAGGCCGATCACCTCGGTCCTTGGGGCATCTACCTCCAGCAGGTTGATCGCGTTACACCTTACCTGGGACACCTCGCCCGTTGGGCTGAGACGCTCAAGCGCCCCAAACGCGCGCTGATCGTTGACGTACCCATCCAGCTGGACAATGGCACCGTGGCCCACTTTGAAGGCTATCGCGTTCAGCACAATACTTCCCGCGGACCCGGTAAAGGTGGCGTACGTTTCCATCAGGATGTCACGCTGTCTGAAGTCATGGCCCTGTCGGCCTGGATGTCGGTGAAGAACGCGGCAGTCAACGTGCCCTACGGCGGCGCCAAGGGCGGCATCCGTGTCGATCCCAAGACTCTGTCCATGGGAGAACTGGAACGCCTGACCCGACGCTACACCAGCGAGATCGGCATCATCATCGGACCGTCCAAAGACATTCCCGCTCCGGACGTGAACACCAATGAGCAGATCATGGCGTGGATGATGGACACCTACTCCATGAACGAAGGCGCCACCGCAACGGGCGTGGTGACCGGCAAACCGATTGACCTGGGCGGCTCGCTAGGTCGCCGGGAAGCCACCGGACGCGGTGTGTACACCGTGGGTGTAGAAGCGGCGCGCCATCTCGGGATGGATATCAGTACGGCACGTGTGGCTGTACAAGGCTTCGGCAACGTGGGTGGCATTGCGGCCAAACTGTTCGCACAAGCCGGTGCAAAGGTGGTTGTCGTTCAAGACCATGGCGGCACGGTCTATCGCGAAGCGGGGATTGATGTGCCGGCCCTGTTAACCCACGTTTCCCGTCACGGTACGGTAGGCGGCTTTGCCGGTGCGGAGGCTTTGGATGCCAACGCGTTTTGGGATATTCCATGCGAAATCCTGATCCCAGCCGCCCTGGAGCAACAGATCACAGCAGCCAATGCCAATCGCATCCAGGCCAAACTGATCATCGAAGGTGCGAATGGCCCTACGACGCCTGCGGCAGACGACATTCTCCAGGAGCGCAATATTCTGGTGGTACCGGATGTGATTGCCAACGCCGGGGGGGTGACGGTCAGCTATTTCGAGTGGGTGCAGGATTTCTCCAGCTTCTTCTGGAGTGAGGATGAAATCAATGCACGCCTGGTGCGCATCATGAAAGATGCGTTTGCAGCCGTATGGGAGGTGGCCCAGGACTACAAGGTGAGCTTGCGCACCGCGACGTTCATTGTCGCGTGCAAGCGAATTCTGCACGCCCGCGAATTGCGCGGTCTGTACCCCTGA
- a CDS encoding DUF1178 family protein, whose product MKVLDLQCSTGHTFEGWFGSEQDFVSQVQRALVQCPLCGDAAVQKKLSAPRLNLSGAKAPAVSHPPPPPVADAVSEGGPTLSPELQNALHQAWVHMAKQVLANTEDVGDRFADEARRIHYGEVEERGIRGKTTPTEARELMEEGIELVALPIPEHLKKPLQ is encoded by the coding sequence ATGAAAGTGCTGGACTTGCAATGTTCCACCGGACACACGTTTGAAGGGTGGTTTGGCTCTGAGCAAGATTTTGTGTCCCAGGTGCAGCGCGCACTGGTTCAGTGTCCCCTGTGTGGTGATGCGGCGGTTCAAAAGAAGCTTAGTGCCCCGAGACTGAATCTCTCCGGAGCCAAGGCTCCGGCAGTGTCACACCCGCCACCTCCACCTGTTGCGGATGCTGTGAGCGAGGGTGGTCCCACTCTGAGTCCAGAGTTGCAAAATGCGTTGCATCAAGCATGGGTTCATATGGCCAAGCAGGTGCTGGCCAATACCGAGGATGTGGGTGACCGGTTCGCCGATGAAGCCCGGCGCATCCATTATGGTGAGGTCGAAGAGCGCGGCATTCGTGGCAAGACTACGCCAACCGAAGCGCGTGAATTGATGGAGGAGGGCATTGAACTGGTGGCCCTCCCCATTCCTGAGCACCTGAAAAAGCCGCTGCAGTAA